Proteins from a single region of Sparus aurata unplaced genomic scaffold, fSpaAur1.1, whole genome shotgun sequence:
- the LOC115578186 gene encoding uncharacterized protein LOC115578186 produces the protein MASPVDVNAVDKVLKEMLKAEADIARSPGSIKWTSRIQMLQAWKHDIAEKPHGIGRFLDHSLTDSESDAELRDCYRAKENPVKLMRKVIDRCLESEESALKFLRVLFQVQRFLYLALLKDGPRGKSVRRDPPVVELTEKVRSALGDKVEHLKNVTTAPLYRNRILRVNCALDLLMTYGQLLPEEYAELRLNQHHAAAMTRLLHKLCSDTAIPRANREFISLAVASFNLHVFDLPIMPMNDVLVFVK, from the exons ATGGCGAGCCCCGTCGATGTGAACGCGGTGGACAAAGTGTTGAAAGAAATGCTAAAGGCGGAAGCCGACATAGCCCGGAGCCCGGGCTCAATCAAGTGGACTTCGCGCATCCAAATGTTGCAGGCGTGGAAGCACGACATAGCAGAGAAACCCCATGGTATTGGACGCTTTCTGGATCATAGCCTGACGGATTCAGAGTCAGATGCTGAGCTCCGTGACTGTTATCGCGCTAAGGAGAATCCAGTTAAGCTGATGCGCAAAGTCATCGATCGCTGCCTCGAGAGCGAGGAAAGCGCACTGAAATTCCTACGGGTCTTATTTCAGGTGCAGAGATTCCTCTACTTGGCCCTGCTAAAAGACGGACCCAGGGGCAAATCTG tcaggAGAGATCCTCCCGTGGTGGAATTGACGGAGAAGGTGCGTTCTGCGCTCGGCGATAAGGTCGAGCATCTCAAAAACGTGACGACGGCACCCCTTTACAGGAACAGGATCCTTCGTGTCAACTGCGCCCTCGACTTACTGATGACATACGGGCAGCTGCTTCCAGAGGAATATGCAGAGTTGAGGTTAAACCAGCACCATGCCGCCGCTATGACTCGGCTACTGCATAAACTGTGCAGCGACACCGCCATCCCTCGAGCCAACCGGGAGTTCATCTCGTTGGCGGTGGCCTCCTTTAACCTGCACGTCTTTGACCTTCCGATAATGCCTATGAATGATGTGCTagtgtttgtaaagtaa